Proteins encoded within one genomic window of Oryza brachyantha chromosome 7, ObraRS2, whole genome shotgun sequence:
- the LOC102710038 gene encoding protein RETICULATA-RELATED 1, chloroplastic-like — MSMAFSCALQGRVGVGKCRGGGGGAAVVRRRSGGCLYPGARRGLLGVRGIRAELPPRACADGGVGTTTSGATVAVPEAGEVADYAKEVEVVAPHEERGEVADVDGSGGNGKVPSGGGGGGDGDNGGGGGGGGDGGDEGDDEFGPILSFDQVVHEVEKRGLSLPSLPTDMIEAAKSVGIQKLLLLRYLDMQASAWPLGPAIRSCSLLRNRMLVDPSFLFKIGTEIVIDTCCATFAEVQKRGEEFWSEFELYAADMLVGVVVNVALVGMLAPYARFSGGSASQGFLGRVKHAYDSLPSSVFEAERPGYSFSIQQRIGTYFFKGILYGTVGFFCGLVGQGIANLIMTAKRSVKKSEDDVPVPPLLKTSALWGAFLGVSSNTRYQIINGLERVVEASPVAKRVPAVSLAFTVGVRFANNIYGGMQFVDWARMTGCQ, encoded by the exons ATGAGCATGGCCTTCTCGTGCGCGCTGCAGGGGCGCGTCGGCGTGGGGAAATGccggggtggtggtggcggagcCGCGGTGGTGaggcggaggagcggcggctgcCTCTACCCGGGCGCGCGGAGGGGGCTACTAGGGGTTAGGGGGATCCGCGCCGAGCTGCCGCCGCGGGCCTGCGCGGATGGCGGCGTGggcaccaccacctccggcgCGACCGTCGCCGTGCCTGAGGCGGGGGAGGTGGCTGATTACGCGAAGGAGGTCGAGGTGGTTGCTCCCCACGAGGAGCGTGGTGAGGTGGCGGATGTTGACGGCTCGGGTGGGAATGGGAAGGTCCCttctggcggcggcggcggcggagacggggataatgggggtggtggtggtggcggcggggacggcggAGATGAAGGGGATGATGAGTTTGGGCCGATCCTGAGCTTTGATCAGGTGGTCCACGAGGTGGAAAAGAGAGGGCTCAGCCTGCCGAGCTTGCCCACCGATATGATTGAGGCCGCTAAGAGCGTTGGGATTCAGAAGCTCTTGCTGCTGAGATACTTGGACATGCAG GCGTCGGCTTGGCCGTTGGGTCCTGCCATTAGGTCCTGCTCACTTCTTCGGAACAGGATGCTGGTTGACCCTTCATTTCTCTTCAAAATTGGGACCGAG ATAGTCATTGATACATGTTGTGCGACATTTGCGGAGGTccaaaagagaggagaggagtttTGGTCAGAGTTCGAGTTGTATGCAGCGGATATGTTGGTAGGTGTAGTTGTTAATGTAGCTTTAGTTGGGATGTTGGCACCCTACGCTCGATTCAGTGGGGGATCTGCATCCCAAGGTTTTCTTGGGCGTGTTAAGCATGCTTATGATTCTCTCCCAAGCAG TGTCTTTGAAGCTGAAAGACCAGGATATAGTTTTTCCATTCAACAACGGATAGGAACTTACTTTTTCAAG GGGATTTTATATGGTACAGTTGGATTCTTTTGTGGTCTTGTGGGTCAAGGAATTGCGAACTTGATAATGACTGCCAAAAG GAGTGTAAAGAAGTCAGAGGATGATGTACCTGTTCCACCTCTGCTCAAAACTTCCGCTTTGTGGG GTGCATTCCTTGGTGTATCTTCCAACACCCGCTATCAGATTATTAATGGGCTTGAGCGCGTGGTTGAGGCTTCACCCGTTGCCAAGCGTGTCCCAGCTGTTTCTCTGGCATTCACTGTTGGTGTGCGCTTTGCAAACAACATTTATGGAGGAATGCAGTTTGTGGATTGGGCTAGAATGACTGGTTGTCAATGA
- the LOC102710318 gene encoding uncharacterized protein LOC102710318 encodes MDTGGGGGGGGGGGTSIHITALDGIVNVNSLFTLAAFIGLAWRPSADGPELAAGADRLGSACAAGDRVESDLVLFHVLAFACFLFSSLVALCLKQIVRASPRYRGRGGAAGSAATLSRTAMINRVALRAGILASAVGSVCGCGFLMMALVNVVQVKLGRLGCGAGGSAAWGAVVPLVTLVPTAMLIYIGIVFYAFTR; translated from the coding sequence ATGGacaccggcggcggaggcggaggcggcgggggcgggggcacGAGCATCCACATCACGGCGCTGGACGGCATCGTGAACGTCAACTCGCTCTTCACCCTCGCGGCCTTCATCGGCCTGGCGTGGCGCCCCTCCGCCGACGGgcccgagctcgccgccggcgccgaccgccTCGGCTCCGCCTGCGCGGCGGGCGACCGCGTCGAGTCCGACCTCGTCCTCTTCCACGTCCTCGCCTTCGCCTGCTTCCTCTTCTCCAGCCTCGTCGCGCTCTGCCTCAAGCAGATCGtgcgcgccagcccgcgctaccgcggccggggcggcgccgccggatccgccgccaccctcagCCGCACGGCGATGATCAACCGGGTGGCGCTCCGCGCCGGCATCCTGGCGTCCGCGGTGGGCTCCGTGTGCGGCTGCGGCTTCCTCATGATGGCGCTCGTCAACGTCGTCCAGGTCAAGCTCGGCCGCCTCGgatgcggcgccggcggctccgCCGCCTGGGGCGCCGTCGTACCGCTCGTCACGCTCGTGCCCACCGCCATGCTCATCTACATCGGCATCGTCTTCTACGCCTTCACCCGCTAG
- the LOC102710606 gene encoding DIMBOA UDP-glucosyltransferase BX9-like isoform X1: protein MPIKTEEAAASPARHAGGGDDDGRGRRRVLVFPLPFQGHVTPMLQLADALRSRGGFAVTVFLAPVPSSSSLLHRPAGYRFVTVGAGVAGAAAALIPSGTGGDFAGALMRLDALLRAPFEDCLRQELAADEDAAACLVVDSNLRGMQEVAERLGVATLALRTGGACCLVAYMAFPELCGKGILPPPTSARRDQHQMDMQLDELPPLRLRDMMFSATTTHATMATCLERLLDSSRCSSGVILNTFNDLENSDLQKIANGLNVPVYAVGPLHKISIGEHNSLLTQDLSCLEWLDKQEAESVIYVSFGSLASMDPEEILETAWGLVDSQMPFLWVIRPNMVQGSLQVGLPDGFEEATRGSGMVVSWAPQQDVLKHQAVGGFWTHNGWNSTLESICDGVPMICRPQFADQMINARYVEEVWKIGFELEGKLERGMIERALRKLMCSEGGNEMRQRAKDLKKKATTCVEKGGSSKTAIDMLVNRIMSF, encoded by the exons ATGCCGATCAagacggaggaggcggcggcctctCCGGCGAGGCACGCTGGTGGCGGCGATGACGATGGCCGCGGTAGGAGGAGGGTGCTGGTGTTCCCGCTGCCGTTCCAGGGGCACGTCACGCCGATGCTGCAGCTGGCCGACGCGCTGCGCTCCCGCGGCGgcttcgccgtcaccgtcttcCTCGCACCCgtcccgtcgtcgtcgtcgctgctccACCGGCCAGCGGGTTACCGCTTCGTGACCGTCGGGGCCGGCGTGGCgggggccgcggcggcgctcatCCCGAGCGGCACGGGCGGCGACTTCGCCGGCGCGCTGATGCGCCTCGACGCGCTCCTCAGGGCCCCGTTCGAGGACTGCCTCCGCCaggagctcgccgccgacgaggacgcggcggcgtgccTGGTGGTGGACTCCAACCTCCGCGGGATGCAGGAGGTGGCGGAGCGGCTCGGCGTGGCGACGCTGGCGCTGCGCACCGGCGGCGCGTGTTGCCTCGTGGCGTACATGGCCTTCCCGGAGCTCTGCGGCAAGGGcatcctcccgccgccgacgtcggcgCGACGAG ATCAGCATCAAATGGACATGCAATTGGATGAACTTCCACCACTTCGTCTGCGAGATATGATGTTCTCAGCAACAACCACACATGCTACAATGGCTACCTGCTTAGAACGTCTATTGGATTCATCACGGTGTTCTTCAGGTGTCATCCTCAATACCTTCAACGACCTCGAGAACTCTGACCTCCAGAAGATCGCCAATGGCCTAAACGTTCCGGTATATGCAGTCGGTCCACTTCACAAGATTTCCATAGGTGAACATAACAGCTTGTTGACTCAAGATCTAAGTTGTCTCGAATGGTTGGACAAGCAGGAGGCAGAGTCTGTCATTTATGTGAGCTTTGGGAGCTTGGCGTCTATGGATCCTGAAGAGATTCTGGAGACAGCATGGGGATTGGTTGATAGCCAGATGCCGTTTCTCTGGGTGATCAGGCCAAACATGGTCCAGGGCTCACTACAAGTAGGTCTTCCAGATGGCTTCGAGGAGGCGACACGTGGCAGCGGTATGGTGGTTTCTTGGGCCCCACAACAAGATGTGCTGAAGCACCAAGCAGTTGGCGGTTTCTGGACGCACAATGGATGGAACTCGACTCTAGAGAGTATATGCGATGGTGTTCCAATGATATGTAGGCCTCAGTTTGCGGATCAAATGATTAATGCCAGGTACGTCGAAGAGGTATGGAAAATAGGGTTTGAGCTAGAGGGTAAGCTCGAGAGGGGAATGATTGAGAGGGCTCTTAGAAAGTTAATGTGCAGTGAAGGAGGTAACGAGATGAGGCAAAGGGCAAAGGATTTGAAGAAGAAAGCAACCACCTGTGTTGAGAAAGGAGGCTCTTCAAAAACTGCAATTGATATGCTGGTGAATCGCATAATGTCATTCTGA
- the LOC102710606 gene encoding DIMBOA UDP-glucosyltransferase BX9-like isoform X2, whose product MPIKTEEAAASPARHAGGGDDDGRGRRRVLVFPLPFQGHVTPMLQLADALRSRGGFAVTVFLAPVPSSSSLLHRPAGYRFVTVGAGVAGAAAALIPSGTGGDFAGALMRLDALLRAPFEDCLRQELAADEDAAACLVVDSNLRGMQEVAERLGVATLALRTGGACCLVAYMAFPELCGKGILPPPTSARRDQHQMDMQLDELPPLRLRDMMFSATTTHATMATCLERLLDSSRCSSGVILNTFNDLENSDLQKIANGLNVPEAESVIYVSFGSLASMDPEEILETAWGLVDSQMPFLWVIRPNMVQGSLQVGLPDGFEEATRGSGMVVSWAPQQDVLKHQAVGGFWTHNGWNSTLESICDGVPMICRPQFADQMINARYVEEVWKIGFELEGKLERGMIERALRKLMCSEGGNEMRQRAKDLKKKATTCVEKGGSSKTAIDMLVNRIMSF is encoded by the exons ATGCCGATCAagacggaggaggcggcggcctctCCGGCGAGGCACGCTGGTGGCGGCGATGACGATGGCCGCGGTAGGAGGAGGGTGCTGGTGTTCCCGCTGCCGTTCCAGGGGCACGTCACGCCGATGCTGCAGCTGGCCGACGCGCTGCGCTCCCGCGGCGgcttcgccgtcaccgtcttcCTCGCACCCgtcccgtcgtcgtcgtcgctgctccACCGGCCAGCGGGTTACCGCTTCGTGACCGTCGGGGCCGGCGTGGCgggggccgcggcggcgctcatCCCGAGCGGCACGGGCGGCGACTTCGCCGGCGCGCTGATGCGCCTCGACGCGCTCCTCAGGGCCCCGTTCGAGGACTGCCTCCGCCaggagctcgccgccgacgaggacgcggcggcgtgccTGGTGGTGGACTCCAACCTCCGCGGGATGCAGGAGGTGGCGGAGCGGCTCGGCGTGGCGACGCTGGCGCTGCGCACCGGCGGCGCGTGTTGCCTCGTGGCGTACATGGCCTTCCCGGAGCTCTGCGGCAAGGGcatcctcccgccgccgacgtcggcgCGACGAG ATCAGCATCAAATGGACATGCAATTGGATGAACTTCCACCACTTCGTCTGCGAGATATGATGTTCTCAGCAACAACCACACATGCTACAATGGCTACCTGCTTAGAACGTCTATTGGATTCATCACGGTGTTCTTCAGGTGTCATCCTCAATACCTTCAACGACCTCGAGAACTCTGACCTCCAGAAGATCGCCAATGGCCTAAACGTTCCG GAGGCAGAGTCTGTCATTTATGTGAGCTTTGGGAGCTTGGCGTCTATGGATCCTGAAGAGATTCTGGAGACAGCATGGGGATTGGTTGATAGCCAGATGCCGTTTCTCTGGGTGATCAGGCCAAACATGGTCCAGGGCTCACTACAAGTAGGTCTTCCAGATGGCTTCGAGGAGGCGACACGTGGCAGCGGTATGGTGGTTTCTTGGGCCCCACAACAAGATGTGCTGAAGCACCAAGCAGTTGGCGGTTTCTGGACGCACAATGGATGGAACTCGACTCTAGAGAGTATATGCGATGGTGTTCCAATGATATGTAGGCCTCAGTTTGCGGATCAAATGATTAATGCCAGGTACGTCGAAGAGGTATGGAAAATAGGGTTTGAGCTAGAGGGTAAGCTCGAGAGGGGAATGATTGAGAGGGCTCTTAGAAAGTTAATGTGCAGTGAAGGAGGTAACGAGATGAGGCAAAGGGCAAAGGATTTGAAGAAGAAAGCAACCACCTGTGTTGAGAAAGGAGGCTCTTCAAAAACTGCAATTGATATGCTGGTGAATCGCATAATGTCATTCTGA
- the LOC102722028 gene encoding UDP-glycosyltransferase 76C2-like: protein MASVEVRRGGGGHGRKLWVLVFPLPFQGHINPMLHLAGALHGRGGLSVTVLHTRINAIDPSRYPEFAFVEVPDGIPPEVAATGTVVDAILAMNAALEVSPSFRDVLASAVDGAEGRPPAACLIIDANLLAAQKVAAGLGLPTLVLRTGSAASLCCYLAYPILLQKGYLPPKESQLYEPVKELPPLRVRDLFYSSDTNQEKARETLANITETVRNSNGMVINTFDKLEPAELKRIRDELNNDIVVVLAAGPFHKVSSINNGSSMNLQPDQSCIEWLDTQATGSVLYVSFGSLASLDSNEFLEVACGLESSGQPFLWVVRPDLVRGLNRVCLPDGYEQAVEGRGKMIRWAPQQEVLAHRAVGGFWTHNGWNSTLESISEGVPMICQPQFADQMLNTRYVKAVWGVGFELEGNLERGKIKKAIRRLMVEKAGTKIREHAKELKNKVEGCLESSGSSQIAIEKLVNYIISLQ from the exons ATGGCCAGCGTCGAggtgcgccgcggcggcggcggccatggcaggAAGCTCTGGGTGCTGGTGTTCCCGCTGCCGTTCCAGGGCCACATCAACCCGATGCTGCATCTCGCCGGCGCGCtccacggccgcggcggcctgTCCGTCACCGTGCTCCACACCCGCATCAACGCCATCGACCCGTCGCGCTACCCGGAGTTCGCGTTCGTGGAGGTGCCCGACGGCATCCCGCCCGAGGTCGCCGCGACGGGCACTGTCGTCGACGCCATCCTCGCCATGAACGCCGCCCTGGAGGTGTCCCCGTCGTTCCGCGACGTGCTCGCgtcggcggtggacggcgccGAGGGGCGGCCCCCCGCCGCGTGCCTCATCATCGACGCcaacctcctcgccgcgcagAAGGTCGCCGCCGGGCTCGGGCTCCCCACGCTCGTGCTGCGCACCGGCAGCGCGGCCTCGCTCTGCTGCTACCTCGCTTACCCCATTCTTCTCCAAAAGGGCTATTTGCCTCCCAAAG AGTCTCAACTCTATGAACCAGTGAAGGAGCTGCCACCACTGCGAGTAAGGGACCTGTTCTACTCAAGCGACACCAACCAAGAAAAGGCCCGTGAAACTCTTGCTAATATCACCGAAACAGTGAGAAACTCCAACGGCATGGTGATCAACACTTTTGACAAGCTAGAACCCGCTGAGCTCAAGAGGATCCGTGATGAGCTCAACAATGACATTGTCGTTGTGCTCGCGGCCGGCCCATTCCATAAGGTGTCCTCCATAAACAATGGGAGCAGCATGAACTTACAGCCAGATCAAAGCTGCATTGAGTGGTTGGACACACAGGCAACAGGGTCGGTGCTATATGTGAGCTTTGGGAGCTTGGCGTCACTAGATTCCAATGAATTCTTGGAGGTTGCATGTGGATTGGAGAGCAGTGGCCAGCCTTTTCTATGGGTTGTTCGACCAGACCTTGTGAGGGGTCTCAATAGAGTGTGTTTGCCAGATGGGTATGAGCAAGCAGTTGAGGGTAGGGGTAAGATGATTCGGTGGGCCCCACAACAGGAGGTGTTGGCCCATCGAGCGGTGGGCGGGTTTTGGACCCACAACGGGTGGAACTCGACGTTAGAGAGTATTAGTGAGGGAGTCCCTATGATATGTCAACCTCAATTTGCAGATCAAATGTTGAATACAAGGTATGTAAAAGCAGTATGGGGCGTGGGCTTTGAGCTCGAGGGCAATCTAGAAAGAGGCAAAATTAAGAAAGCTATTAGAAGGCTAATGGTGGAAAAGGCAGGAACTAAGATAAGAGAACATGCAAAGGAGCTTAAGAACAAAGTGGAAGGATGCTTAGAAAGCAGTGGATCCTCTCAAATTGCAATTGAGAAGTTAGTCAATTATATAATATCTCTCCAATAG